In one window of Primulina tabacum isolate GXHZ01 chromosome 8, ASM2559414v2, whole genome shotgun sequence DNA:
- the LOC142553235 gene encoding uncharacterized protein LOC142553235 — MAGKTTPVPTSVSGLQPDTRCLLWWALASRLLLLTLIILWRSLLSSYDTSSALNPPCLSTISAGSSNPCPNPPSVLLPRVGSAIENSIVWDSVHFLRIAECGYEYEHSYAFLPLLPICIRLFSKAVFAPLVPLIGYRAVLGLSGYLISNTAFIFAALYMYRLSIIVLKDPDVALRASILFSLNPASIFYSSIYSESLYALLSFGGLYHFLNGAGYNATFWLALSGFARSNGVLNAGYFCLNAMQRAYKAFYWDKKAFLALKILVSGALSCLCISAPFICFQVYGYFNICAGRSVDEMRPWCKARLPLLYNSIQSHYWGVGFLRYFQVKQFPNFLLASPILSLALQAIIYYMKLWPNVFITLGIQAPLSRKELDGTALALGSKDIPRKSGFSESSSSTLQDDDALRLRRKAIKGETLVMKPLESEALFNLPSIPVIIVPFVLHLSFMVATAFFVMHVQVATRFLSSSPVLYWFASHIMGSPGVGKKWGYFIWSYCVAYILLGSLLFSNFYPFT, encoded by the exons ATGGCTGGGAAAACAACACCCGTGCCGACCTCAGTCAGCGGTCTTCAGCCTGACACGCGCTGCCTTCTGTGGTGGGCGCTAGCCTCTCGACTTCTTCTTCTGACCTTAATAATCCTCTGGCGATCTCTTCTCAGCTCCTACGACACTTCCTCCGCACTAAACCCACCCTGCCTATCCACCATCTCCGCCGGTTCCTCTAACCCATGCCCCAATCCTCCTTCAGTTCTCCTCCCGCGTGTTGGATCTGCAATCGAGAACAGTATAGTATGGGATAGCGTGCATTTCCTACGCATCGCCGAGTGTGGGTACGAATACGAGCACTCCTATGCCTTCTTGCCGTTGCTTCCCATCTGCATTCGCCTATTCTCTAAAGcag TTTTTGCACCATTGGTGCCGTTAATTGGCTACAGGGCAGTGTTGGGGCTATCTGGCTATCTTATCAGCAACACAGCTTTTATTTTTGCTGCGCTATACATGTATCG GCTCTCAATTATTGTTCTGAAGGATCCGGATGTTGCATTGAGAGCATCTATTTTGTTTTCCTTGAACCCAGCTTCCATATTTTACTCATCAAT ATACTCTGAGAGTCTGTATGCTTTATTGTCATTTGGAGGGTTGTATCATTTCCTGAATGGTGCTGGTTATAATGCAACATTTTGGCTGGCGCTTTCTGGTTTTGCACGCTCAAATGGGGTGCTTAATGCTGGGTATTTTTGTCTTAATGCAATGCAACGAGCGTATAAAGCTTTTTACTGGGATAAAAAAGCTTTT CTAGCACTGAAGATTCTTGTTTCTGGGGCATTATCTTGTCTATGTATCTCGGCTCCATTCATCTGTTTTCAAGTGTATGGATACTTCAATATCTGTGCAGGACGATCTGTCGATGAAATGAGGCCTTGGTGCAAGGCAAGACTTCCTTTACTCTACAATTCTATTCAAAGCCACTATTG GGGGGTGGGTTTTCTAAGATACTTTCAAGTAAAACAGTTTCCTAATTTTcttcttgcatctccaattcTGTCTCTTGCACTTCAAGCAATCATCTACTATATGAAGCTATGGCCCAATGTTTTTATCACCCTTGGTATTCAAGCCCCTCTGTCAAGGAAAGAATTGGATGGCACGGCCTTAGCTCTAGGTTCAAAGGACATACCAAGGAAATCTGGTTTTTCTGAGAGCTCTTCTAGCACATTGCAAG ATGATGATGCTCTTAGACTGCGGAGAAAAGCTATCAAAGGAGAAACTTTGGTAATGAAGCCGTTAGAAAGTGAAGCATTGTTCAATTTACCAAGTATTCCTGTCATTATTGTTCCTTTCGTTCTACACTTGAGCTTCATGGTCGCCACGGCGTTTTTTGTCATGCACGTGCAG GTCGCGACTCGTTTCTTATCTAGTAGCCCTGTTTTGTACTGGTTTGCCTCACACATCATGGGATCTCCCGGTGTTGGGAAGAAATGGGGGTATTTCATATGGTCCTATTGTGTAGCGTATATTCTCCTTGGCAGTTTACTTTTCTCTAACTTCTACCCTTTTACCTGA